In the Verrucomicrobiia bacterium genome, one interval contains:
- a CDS encoding metallopeptidase family protein yields MLTINDDEFEKLIGEAMDTLPEKYVKGLNNVLVTYEDEPSPEQRAQLKLHCNQTLFGLYQGIPRTQRNSAYNLVVPDKITVFKHPILYSVSTLDELKEQIRHTLWHEIAHHYGLDHDRIHALE; encoded by the coding sequence ATGTTAACTATCAATGATGATGAATTCGAGAAACTCATAGGCGAGGCCATGGACACCCTCCCAGAAAAATATGTCAAAGGGCTCAATAACGTCCTGGTAACCTACGAGGACGAACCTAGCCCAGAACAACGCGCCCAGCTAAAACTGCACTGCAACCAAACCCTTTTTGGCCTGTACCAGGGTATCCCGCGTACCCAGCGAAACAGTGCCTATAACCTGGTTGTCCCTGACAAAATAACTGTTTTTAAGCACCCCATTTTATATTCGGTAAGCACACTGGACGAACTCAAGGAACAGATCCGCCACACTTTGTGGCACGAGATAGCTCACCATTATGGCCTAGACCACGACCGTATCCACGCTCTCGAGTAA